From a region of the Candidatus Blochmanniella camponoti genome:
- the murF gene encoding UDP-N-acetylmuramoyl-tripeptide--D-alanyl-D-alanine ligase, whose translation MIPFSLHEIAPVLNAKYIGMDLIIHAITINSNIIYKQCMFIALIGKRFDGHDFTSQAIAAGAQALLVNHHVLLDVPQLIVPDTRCALIMLAHWVRQKVSAKVIAITGSSGKTSVKEMTTSILKECGHTIATQGNFNNMVGVPITLLRLTKQNNFAIIELGSSCPGELAQLSKIVAANVALVNNVYPAHLSGFKSLSKIGKEKGKIFSELDLNGTGIINADSHALSVWRKPLKGKSMWFFSLRTSVGIDFFASNIIAEKNRTRFILHTPYGTAPVVLSMLGTHNVANALAASALAFSVGANLSEVVYGLKNIKTLPGRLFPIVLGEGKLLLDDTYNSNVGSMISAIHVLTTMPGYRILVVSDMLELGKHKSIKYHCYIGKLIATTNINKILTIGSVSCCISKICGKGKHFRSKNKLILYIKKMLSIHNSISVLVKGSRGFKMEQIIDAIRDGSKCYFG comes from the coding sequence CTAAATATATTGGTATGGATTTGATTATTCATGCGATTACTATTAATTCAAATATTATTTATAAACAATGTATGTTTATAGCATTAATAGGTAAACGTTTTGATGGTCATGATTTTACAAGTCAAGCAATTGCTGCTGGCGCTCAAGCATTGCTAGTAAATCATCATGTATTATTAGATGTTCCTCAATTAATAGTTCCTGATACTCGTTGTGCTTTAATAATGTTAGCGCACTGGGTGCGCCAAAAAGTATCAGCAAAAGTTATTGCTATAACTGGATCAAGCGGTAAAACATCAGTAAAAGAAATGACCACGTCTATATTAAAAGAGTGTGGGCATACAATAGCAACACAAGGTAACTTTAATAATATGGTTGGAGTGCCGATTACTTTATTACGTTTAACAAAACAAAACAATTTTGCAATTATCGAATTAGGATCAAGTTGCCCTGGAGAACTTGCTCAACTAAGTAAGATAGTTGCTGCTAATGTAGCTTTAGTAAATAATGTTTACCCTGCACATTTATCAGGTTTCAAATCATTATCTAAAATAGGAAAAGAGAAAGGGAAAATTTTTTCTGAATTAGATTTAAATGGAACAGGTATTATAAATGCTGACAGTCATGCTTTGTCTGTATGGCGCAAACCATTGAAGGGAAAATCTATGTGGTTTTTTTCTTTACGTACTAGCGTAGGCATAGATTTTTTTGCAAGTAATATTATTGCTGAAAAAAATAGAACACGGTTTATTTTACATACTCCATATGGGACTGCTCCAGTGGTTTTATCAATGTTAGGTACACATAATGTGGCTAATGCTTTAGCTGCTAGCGCTCTTGCATTTTCTGTAGGAGCAAATTTATCAGAAGTAGTTTATGGATTAAAAAATATAAAAACGTTACCTGGTAGATTATTTCCAATTGTTTTAGGTGAAGGTAAATTATTATTAGATGATACTTATAATTCAAACGTTGGTTCTATGATATCTGCTATTCATGTACTAACTACAATGCCAGGTTATCGTATATTGGTGGTCAGTGATATGTTAGAATTAGGAAAACATAAATCAATTAAATATCATTGTTATATTGGAAAATTAATCGCAACGACAAATATCAATAAAATTCTTACCATAGGTAGCGTTAGTTGTTGCATTTCTAAAATATGTGGAAAAGGAAAACATTTTCGAAGTAAAAATAAATTAATTCTTTATATCAAGAAAATGTTATCTATCCATAATTCAATTAGTGTGTTAGTGAAAGGATCGCGCGGTTTTAAAATGGAGCAAATAATAGATGCTATTCGAGATGGATCAAAATGTTATTTTGGCTAA
- the mraY gene encoding phospho-N-acetylmuramoyl-pentapeptide-transferase, translating to MLFWLTENVLALYSSRFNIVYHLNFRAIISFLSALFISLGIGHYVITWFHNLCFFQIVRYDGPKSHTQKQSTPTMGGIVMILSIAISVMMCADLSNIYVWYVSFILITYGILGLIDDLLKIKRKSSAGLSVLHKYFWQSLIALTLVIIIFMSDRSPTSTQLIVPFFKNFMPQLGIWYIFLAYFVVVGTSNSVNLSDGLDGLAIMPIIFIAAGLAVVAWISNDIHFASHLNIPYIYFSGELIIICSAIIGAGLGFLWFNTYPAQIFMGDVGSLSLGGTLGIIAVLLRQECLLLIMGGMFVIETLSVILQIIYFKLFGQRIFKMAPIHHHFELKGCPEPRIIVRFWIISLMLVVVGLITLKIRQ from the coding sequence ATGTTATTTTGGCTAACAGAGAATGTATTAGCACTATATTCATCCAGATTTAATATTGTTTATCATTTAAATTTCAGAGCTATTATTAGTTTTTTATCAGCATTGTTTATTTCTTTAGGGATCGGTCATTATGTAATTACATGGTTTCATAATTTGTGTTTTTTTCAAATAGTGCGTTATGATGGACCAAAATCACATACTCAAAAGCAAAGTACACCTACTATGGGTGGCATTGTAATGATTCTTTCGATCGCCATATCAGTAATGATGTGCGCTGATTTATCAAATATATATGTTTGGTATGTATCATTTATACTAATAACATACGGAATATTAGGTTTAATTGACGACCTGTTAAAAATTAAAAGGAAAAGTTCTGCGGGCTTGAGTGTGTTACATAAATATTTTTGGCAATCATTAATTGCTTTAACGTTAGTCATTATTATATTTATGTCAGATCGTAGTCCTACATCTACACAATTAATAGTGCCATTTTTTAAAAATTTTATGCCGCAATTGGGTATCTGGTATATTTTTCTAGCATATTTTGTTGTTGTTGGGACAAGTAATTCCGTGAATTTATCTGATGGCTTAGATGGGTTAGCGATTATGCCTATAATATTCATTGCAGCTGGATTAGCTGTAGTTGCGTGGATAAGCAATGATATTCACTTTGCTAGTCACCTAAATATTCCTTATATTTATTTTTCTGGAGAATTAATAATTATATGTTCTGCTATTATTGGAGCTGGTCTTGGGTTTTTATGGTTTAACACTTATCCGGCTCAGATATTTATGGGTGATGTAGGTTCCTTATCACTTGGAGGTACACTTGGGATAATTGCGGTATTGTTACGTCAAGAATGTTTATTATTAATTATGGGCGGTATGTTTGTAATAGAAACTTTATCTGTGATCTTACAAATAATTTATTTTAAATTATTTGGACAACGGATATTTAAAATGGCACCAATTCATCATCATTTTGAACTAAAAGGTTGTCCAGAACCTCGTATTATAGTGCGATTTTGGATCATATCTTTAATGTTAGTTGTTGTGGGATTAATTACTTTAAAGATACGGCAATAA
- the murD gene encoding UDP-N-acetylmuramoyl-L-alanine--D-glutamate ligase: MRNYRGSQVVIIGLGITGLSCVNFFLDRGVIPKIIDTRIYPPGIKKLPNIVQCYLGAFNDIWLLSATLIVVSPGVRLDHPVLIEALKLGIEIIGDIELFAREATAPIIAITGSNGKSTVTQLVSRMARGVGWCVGVAGNIGVPVLSLLNKSYQLYILEISSFQLDTTYSLRAIAAVILNVSEDHMDHYPGGLKQYWFSKQRIYKNAKICVMNALDPLTTPIYNDYDCCISFGENEGSADYYLKYYKGHTWIVAYNEYVLNCSKMRINNRINYINALSALALSDIVNIPRSVSLKVLCRFSGLTHRCQLIYKNHGVSWINDSKATNVNATKEAINNLKLSGRLHLILGGDGKLADFSSLKHLIKQHEIHLYCFGKDGLLLTTLGFSDVILTNTMIQAMRIINRRIKAKDIVLLSPACSSLDQFKSFEMRGLIFTCFTREFR; encoded by the coding sequence ATGCGTAATTACCGAGGATCGCAAGTTGTAATTATTGGTTTGGGGATTACGGGTTTATCTTGTGTTAATTTTTTTTTAGATCGCGGTGTAATACCAAAAATAATAGATACTCGTATATATCCTCCGGGAATAAAAAAATTACCTAATATTGTACAGTGTTATTTGGGCGCATTTAATGATATATGGTTGTTGAGTGCTACGTTGATTGTAGTTAGTCCTGGAGTACGGTTAGATCATCCAGTTTTAATTGAAGCTTTAAAATTAGGAATAGAAATTATTGGTGATATTGAATTATTTGCTCGTGAAGCAACTGCACCGATAATAGCTATTACTGGATCTAATGGAAAAAGTACAGTAACCCAATTGGTTTCCAGAATGGCTAGGGGTGTTGGATGGTGTGTTGGTGTAGCAGGCAATATAGGTGTACCTGTACTTTCTTTACTAAATAAATCGTATCAACTATATATACTGGAGATTTCAAGTTTTCAGTTAGATACAACCTATAGTTTACGTGCGATAGCAGCTGTAATTTTAAATGTTAGTGAAGATCATATGGATCATTATCCTGGTGGATTAAAGCAATATTGGTTTTCTAAGCAAAGGATTTATAAAAATGCTAAAATTTGTGTGATGAACGCTTTAGATCCTTTAACGACACCTATATATAATGACTATGATTGTTGTATAAGTTTTGGTGAAAACGAAGGTTCTGCAGATTATTATCTGAAATATTATAAAGGACATACCTGGATAGTTGCATACAATGAATATGTGCTTAATTGTTCTAAAATGAGAATTAATAATCGTATTAACTATATAAATGCATTATCTGCTTTAGCATTATCGGATATCGTCAATATTCCTCGCTCTGTTTCTTTAAAAGTATTGTGTCGCTTTTCTGGTTTAACGCATCGTTGTCAATTGATTTATAAAAATCATGGAGTGAGTTGGATTAATGATTCCAAAGCTACTAATGTCAATGCTACCAAAGAAGCGATCAACAATTTAAAGTTATCCGGTAGGTTACATTTAATATTAGGGGGTGATGGTAAATTAGCTGATTTTTCTTCTTTAAAACATTTGATTAAACAACATGAGATACATCTTTATTGTTTTGGAAAAGATGGATTATTATTGACGACATTAGGATTTAGTGATGTTATTTTAACAAATACAATGATTCAAGCAATGCGTATTATTAATCGTCGTATAAAAGCGAAGGATATAGTTTTATTATCTCCGGCTTGTTCTAGTTTAGATCAATTTAAATCATTTGAAATGCGTGGACTGATATTTACTTGTTTTACGCGAGAATTTAGATAA
- the ftsW gene encoding cell division protein FtsW, producing the protein MRIFKTKIINHPLKLSKKKSSNINVLYDRIFFWLLLGLIGIGFVIISSGSIPTGMRLANDPFYFIKRVIIYYSVTFLLSVIILKIPMIVWQNYSVIMLLCSYIMLIAALILNNSTNGASRWIMWGTLCIQPAELSKLSFICYLANYLERKSKEVRTKFWSICKPIVIMIILAVLLLAQPDFGSIIILFITTLSILFLFGAKLCQLILIFVFNIFLIIPLIVIKPYRIQRILTFWDPWKDPFGNGYQLTQSLIAFGRGKCFGEGLGNSVLKLEYLPEAHTDFIFSILAEELGYFGAILVLFMLFVIVLRAMIIGHRALNINHRFSGILACSISMWFGLQIFINVGTVSGILPTKGLTLPFISYGGSSFLITVMASMQLLRIDFETRLSKNQAFLKCTKT; encoded by the coding sequence ATGAGGATCTTTAAAACAAAAATTATTAATCATCCATTAAAATTGAGTAAAAAAAAATCATCAAACATTAATGTATTATATGATCGTATATTTTTTTGGTTACTGTTAGGATTAATTGGCATTGGGTTTGTTATTATTAGTTCAGGATCAATCCCTACTGGTATGCGATTAGCGAATGATCCATTTTATTTTATAAAACGTGTCATTATTTATTACAGTGTGACATTTTTATTATCTGTAATTATTTTAAAGATACCCATGATAGTTTGGCAGAATTATAGTGTTATCATGTTGCTATGTAGCTATATAATGTTGATAGCCGCATTGATCTTAAATAATTCTACTAATGGAGCATCGCGTTGGATAATGTGGGGTACCTTGTGTATTCAGCCTGCGGAATTATCAAAATTATCTTTTATTTGCTATCTTGCTAACTATTTAGAACGTAAATCAAAAGAAGTGCGCACCAAATTTTGGAGTATATGTAAACCTATAGTAATAATGATTATATTAGCTGTATTATTACTAGCGCAACCTGATTTTGGTAGCATTATTATTCTTTTTATTACTACTCTGTCTATATTATTTCTTTTTGGAGCTAAGTTATGTCAGTTAATATTGATTTTTGTATTCAATATATTTTTGATTATACCTTTAATTGTGATTAAACCTTATCGCATACAACGTATACTTACTTTTTGGGATCCATGGAAAGATCCATTTGGCAATGGTTATCAATTAACTCAATCATTGATAGCTTTTGGTCGTGGAAAATGTTTTGGAGAGGGACTAGGAAATTCTGTGCTGAAATTAGAATATTTACCTGAAGCGCATACTGATTTTATTTTTTCTATTCTTGCGGAAGAATTAGGATATTTTGGAGCGATTTTAGTGTTATTTATGTTATTTGTAATTGTGCTTCGCGCCATGATTATTGGTCATCGCGCTTTGAATATTAATCACAGATTTTCTGGTATTTTAGCCTGTTCTATTAGCATGTGGTTTGGATTGCAAATTTTTATTAATGTGGGCACTGTTAGCGGAATATTACCCACAAAAGGATTAACATTGCCATTTATTAGTTATGGGGGATCTAGCTTTTTGATTACAGTAATGGCAAGCATGCAGTTGTTAAGAATAGATTTTGAGACACGTTTATCTAAAAATCAAGCTTTTTTGAAGTGCACGAAAACATGA
- the murG gene encoding undecaprenyldiphospho-muramoylpentapeptide beta-N-acetylglucosaminyltransferase — MNQKKKIMIVAGGSGGHVFPGLSVAHYLINHGYQVVWLGTADRIESKLVPQYGIDIKFIHINRWNGEKLHIKCIMPLFICLAIYQARKIIKYWKPDIILGMGGYVSGPGGLAAWTCGIPLIIHEQNRIIGLTNRYLSIFSKKVLQGFPGTFPNAKMVGNPIRRAILAVPNPSRRWKGRVGPIRVLVIGGSQGAHILNKTIPNMAEKLSNKLIIWHQVGEQDFKKVIWAYQKIKQSYHRIVKFIDDIAQAYAWADILISRAGALTVSEVSVVGLPAIFVPFIHHKDRQQYWNAVPLVQAGAAKIIEQQNFTSDVVSAILESWDRKTLCSMAQRARSIAVPNATQQVSQVIIEYLKK; from the coding sequence ATGAATCAAAAAAAGAAAATTATGATTGTAGCGGGTGGAAGTGGGGGACATGTGTTTCCAGGGTTGTCGGTGGCTCATTATTTAATTAATCATGGGTATCAAGTTGTTTGGTTAGGCACTGCAGATCGCATTGAATCGAAGTTAGTTCCTCAATACGGAATTGATATTAAATTTATTCATATTAACAGGTGGAATGGTGAAAAATTACATATTAAGTGTATTATGCCATTGTTTATTTGTTTAGCAATATATCAAGCACGAAAAATTATAAAATATTGGAAACCTGATATAATATTAGGTATGGGTGGATATGTTTCCGGACCTGGTGGATTAGCAGCATGGACATGCGGTATTCCATTAATAATACACGAACAAAATAGAATTATCGGTTTAACTAATCGGTATTTATCAATTTTTTCTAAAAAAGTATTGCAAGGATTTCCTGGTACTTTTCCTAATGCTAAAATGGTAGGAAATCCAATACGACGCGCAATATTAGCTGTGCCAAATCCATCTAGAAGATGGAAAGGTCGTGTTGGTCCTATTCGCGTTTTAGTGATTGGAGGCAGCCAAGGTGCGCATATATTAAACAAAACTATCCCAAATATGGCTGAGAAATTATCTAATAAATTGATCATATGGCATCAAGTTGGAGAACAAGATTTCAAAAAAGTAATATGGGCTTATCAAAAAATAAAACAAAGCTATCATAGAATTGTAAAATTTATTGATGATATAGCCCAAGCATATGCTTGGGCAGATATATTGATATCTCGTGCTGGAGCATTAACAGTAAGCGAAGTATCTGTTGTAGGGTTACCAGCAATATTCGTACCTTTTATACATCATAAAGATCGTCAGCAATATTGGAATGCTGTGCCGTTAGTGCAAGCAGGAGCAGCAAAAATTATTGAACAACAAAATTTTACAAGTGATGTTGTTAGTGCAATATTAGAATCTTGGGATCGAAAAACATTATGTAGTATGGCTCAACGTGCTAGAAGTATAGCTGTACCTAATGCAACTCAACAAGTTTCTCAAGTAATAATTGAATACTTAAAAAAATAA
- the murC gene encoding UDP-N-acetylmuramate--L-alanine ligase codes for MSNILLSNPINAIPMMNRVRQIHFVGIGGTGMCGIAEILAHEGYCITGSDIIYNSTIRHLFELGVKVFIGHKYSNINNANVVVVSSAIHPNNPEILAAKQARIPVIKRAEMLSELMRFRYGIAISGTHGKTTTTTMIANIYTAAGLDPTFINGGIVKSAGVYARLGYSRYLIVEADESDNSFLYLHPMVEVITNIDTDHIHEYQGNFEYLKKAFIDFLHNLPFYGYAIVCIDDPVICEILPKINRKIITYGFNENANLHIFNYHQHIEKSSFTILRPNQTKLQVTLNAPGCHNALNATAAIAVATEEGISDKIILKTMLDFQGTHRRFENLGHYSLNKINGQPGEILLIDDYGHHPAELHATIATIRTGWPDRRLIMVFQPHRYTRIKELYYDFVDVLSNVDILLILHVYSAGESPILGADSQSLCHAIREFGKINPTFISNTQILSGALSRFLRNNDLLLIQGAGTIGEVVRRLIVKND; via the coding sequence ATGTCAAATATACTATTATCTAACCCGATCAATGCTATACCAATGATGAATCGTGTTAGGCAAATACATTTTGTTGGTATAGGCGGAACTGGAATGTGTGGAATTGCAGAAATATTGGCACATGAAGGTTATTGTATTACTGGGTCTGATATTATATATAATAGCACGATACGGCACTTATTTGAATTAGGAGTGAAAGTCTTTATTGGGCATAAATATAGTAATATAAACAATGCTAATGTTGTTGTTGTATCCAGCGCTATTCATCCAAATAATCCTGAAATTTTAGCTGCTAAACAAGCTCGTATTCCCGTTATTAAGCGTGCGGAAATGTTATCCGAACTAATGAGATTTAGATACGGAATAGCTATTTCTGGAACGCATGGGAAAACTACTACTACTACAATGATAGCTAATATTTATACTGCAGCAGGATTAGATCCAACGTTTATAAATGGAGGCATAGTCAAATCAGCAGGTGTGTATGCTCGACTTGGATATAGTCGTTATTTAATCGTAGAAGCAGATGAAAGTGATAATTCATTTTTGTATTTGCATCCTATGGTGGAGGTGATTACCAATATTGATACTGACCATATACATGAGTATCAAGGAAATTTTGAATATCTTAAAAAAGCATTTATTGATTTTTTACACAATCTACCATTTTATGGGTATGCTATAGTGTGTATTGATGATCCAGTAATTTGTGAGATTTTACCAAAAATTAACAGGAAGATAATCACTTATGGTTTTAATGAAAATGCTAATTTGCATATTTTTAATTACCATCAACATATAGAAAAAAGTAGTTTTACCATATTGCGTCCAAATCAAACAAAACTACAGGTTACTTTAAATGCCCCTGGTTGTCATAATGCACTGAATGCTACAGCTGCTATTGCAGTAGCAACTGAAGAAGGAATCAGTGATAAAATTATTCTCAAAACTATGTTGGATTTTCAAGGAACACATCGCCGTTTTGAAAATTTAGGTCATTATTCTTTAAATAAAATAAATGGTCAACCAGGAGAAATTCTGTTGATAGATGATTATGGACATCATCCGGCTGAGTTACATGCTACTATTGCAACGATCCGGACCGGATGGCCTGATAGACGATTAATTATGGTATTTCAACCTCATCGATATACGCGTATAAAAGAATTATATTATGATTTTGTTGATGTACTTTCTAATGTAGATATTCTTTTGATATTACATGTTTATTCTGCCGGGGAATCACCTATTTTAGGAGCAGATAGTCAATCTTTATGTCATGCAATTCGTGAATTTGGTAAGATTAATCCAACATTTATATCAAATACGCAAATATTATCAGGAGCATTATCCCGATTCTTAAGAAATAACGATTTGCTCTTAATTCAAGGAGCTGGTACAATAGGAGAGGTTGTGCGTAGATTAATCGTTAAAAACGATTAA
- a CDS encoding cell division protein FtsQ/DivIB: protein MIIKYVLKKGYKLQHQLLDWILIIVTTISIVWGVYKIREWIHNACCSPVSYMIVTGERNYTTDTDIDQLIVKLGVLGTFITQDVNIIQKQIESLPWIQQVSVRKQWPDTLKIHIIEYIPLTYWNDFYIISTKGIIFRVPKEYRDNDQKVMPSLYGPEGSERVVLANYYAFNEILKSSKFHIKSVHMDTRYSWQLILQDNIHLKLGRNNIIERLYYFIKIYPILIQKINDNNTCIDYIDLRYRSGFAVRWGSNFDHSCTLW, encoded by the coding sequence GTGATAATTAAATATGTTTTAAAAAAAGGATATAAATTGCAGCATCAATTATTAGATTGGATACTAATAATTGTTACTACAATCAGTATTGTTTGGGGTGTTTATAAAATAAGAGAATGGATTCATAATGCTTGTTGTAGTCCTGTATCTTACATGATAGTAACTGGAGAACGGAATTATACTACTGACACTGATATCGATCAACTTATAGTAAAACTAGGAGTATTAGGTACGTTTATAACACAGGATGTTAACATTATTCAAAAACAAATTGAAAGTTTGCCATGGATTCAGCAAGTTAGTGTTAGGAAACAATGGCCAGACACATTAAAAATTCATATAATAGAATATATTCCTTTAACATACTGGAATGATTTTTACATAATTAGTACAAAAGGAATTATATTTAGAGTACCTAAAGAATATCGAGATAACGACCAAAAAGTAATGCCATCTTTGTATGGACCAGAGGGTAGCGAACGGGTTGTATTAGCTAATTATTATGCGTTTAATGAGATATTAAAATCTAGCAAATTTCACATAAAATCAGTACACATGGATACACGCTACTCATGGCAACTGATTTTACAAGATAATATCCATCTAAAATTAGGTAGAAATAATATAATCGAACGATTATATTATTTCATTAAAATTTATCCTATTCTTATTCAGAAAATTAACGACAATAATACGTGTATTGATTATATAGATTTACGTTATCGTTCAGGATTTGCTGTAAGATGGGGCTCAAACTTCGATCACTCCTGTACTTTGTGGTAA
- the ftsA gene encoding cell division protein FtsA yields MIKASDKKLLVGLEIGTSKVATMVGEILPDGIVNVIGLGYCPSRGMDKGGVNNLESVIKCVQYSINQAELMAGCQISSVYLSLSGKHISCKNEIGMVPISEEEVTQSDVDNVVHIAKSVRVRDEHRILHVIPQDYAIDYQEGIKNPVGLSGVRMQAKVHLITCHNDMAKNIVKAVERCGLQVDQLIFSGLASSHAVLTEDERELGVCVVDLGGGTMDIAIYTAGALRHTKVIPYAGNVVTSDIAYAFGTPLSDAEIIKVRYGCALESLISKGENIEVPSVGGRPPRILQRHMLAEIIEPRYIELMMLVNKEILQLQSQLRQLNIKHHLAAGIVLTGGASLIDGLSACAQKVFHTQVRIASSINTNGITDDIKRPHYSTVIGLLHYGKESHLNNEVDIERGITIKSWIRKVNNWLKKEF; encoded by the coding sequence ATGATCAAAGCTTCAGATAAAAAATTATTAGTAGGATTAGAAATTGGAACATCTAAAGTTGCTACGATGGTAGGTGAAATTTTGCCTGATGGAATAGTAAATGTTATTGGGTTGGGATATTGCCCGTCACGAGGTATGGACAAGGGAGGAGTAAACAATTTAGAATCAGTAATAAAATGTGTACAATACTCTATTAATCAAGCAGAGCTCATGGCAGGTTGTCAAATTTCATCTGTTTACCTTTCTTTATCTGGAAAACATATTAGTTGTAAAAATGAAATAGGCATGGTACCTATTTCAGAAGAAGAAGTGACACAATCAGATGTGGATAATGTAGTACACATAGCTAAATCAGTTAGAGTACGTGATGAACATCGAATATTACATGTGATTCCACAGGATTATGCTATTGATTATCAAGAGGGTATTAAAAATCCAGTTGGGTTATCTGGAGTTAGAATGCAAGCCAAAGTCCATTTAATTACTTGCCATAATGATATGGCTAAAAATATCGTCAAGGCAGTGGAGCGATGTGGATTACAAGTAGATCAATTGATATTTTCTGGATTAGCTTCAAGCCATGCTGTGTTAACAGAAGATGAACGTGAATTGGGTGTCTGTGTGGTAGATCTTGGTGGTGGTACAATGGATATAGCAATATATACTGCTGGAGCTTTACGTCACACCAAAGTTATTCCATATGCTGGAAATGTAGTCACTAGTGATATTGCCTATGCTTTTGGAACACCATTATCGGATGCAGAAATAATTAAAGTTCGTTATGGTTGTGCTTTAGAATCATTAATTAGTAAAGGAGAAAATATTGAAGTTCCAAGCGTTGGAGGCAGACCACCTCGTATTTTGCAACGTCATATGTTGGCAGAAATAATTGAGCCTCGATATATTGAATTAATGATGTTGGTTAATAAAGAAATATTACAGTTACAATCACAACTTCGTCAACTTAATATTAAACATCATCTTGCAGCAGGGATTGTGTTAACAGGAGGTGCATCTCTTATAGATGGATTATCAGCTTGTGCGCAAAAAGTGTTTCATACACAAGTTCGTATCGCATCTTCTATAAATACAAACGGGATAACAGATGATATAAAAAGGCCTCATTATTCTACTGTTATTGGATTATTACATTATGGGAAAGAATCTCATTTGAATAATGAGGTAGATATAGAAAGAGGCATAACAATTAAAAGTTGGATAAGAAAAGTAAACAATTGGTTAAAAAAAGAATTTTAA
- the ftsZ gene encoding cell division protein FtsZ: MFEPMELTSDAVIKVVGIGGGGSNAVEHMLRERIEGVDFFAVNTDAQALRKMTVGQTIQIGSSITKGLGAGANPEIGRNSAEEDRDVLRATIEGADMVFIAAGMGGGTGTGAAPIIAEVAKDLGILTVAVVTKPFNFEGKKRMTFAEQGISELSKYVDSLITIPNDKLLKVLGRGVSLLDAFSAANDVLKGAVQGIAELITRPGLMNVDFADVRTVMSEMGYAMMGAGIGCGDDRAEEASELAIASPLLEDIDLSGARGVLVNITSGLDLRLDEFETVGNTIRSFASDNATVVIGTALDPDINNELRVTVVATGIGIDKRSDVILSNTKEEKKVVRDNHYHNHAPQRASTFFKESRHTSSNTVDHQSTTLDKDVDYLDIPAFLRKQAD; this comes from the coding sequence ATGTTTGAACCAATGGAATTAACTAGTGATGCAGTAATTAAAGTTGTTGGTATTGGCGGAGGCGGTAGTAATGCAGTGGAACATATGTTACGTGAGCGTATCGAAGGTGTAGATTTTTTTGCTGTTAATACTGATGCCCAAGCTTTAAGAAAAATGACAGTAGGTCAAACTATTCAAATTGGTAGTTCTATTACTAAAGGATTAGGAGCGGGTGCTAATCCAGAAATTGGCCGTAATTCTGCAGAAGAAGATCGTGATGTATTGAGGGCTACTATAGAAGGCGCAGATATGGTATTTATTGCTGCAGGTATGGGCGGAGGCACTGGAACAGGTGCTGCCCCGATAATAGCAGAGGTGGCCAAGGATTTAGGTATTTTGACTGTAGCTGTAGTTACTAAACCTTTTAATTTTGAAGGGAAAAAACGTATGACATTTGCTGAACAAGGAATTTCTGAATTGTCTAAATATGTAGATTCATTAATAACAATTCCAAATGATAAGTTATTAAAAGTTTTAGGGCGTGGCGTATCATTATTAGATGCTTTTAGCGCTGCTAATGACGTGTTAAAAGGCGCCGTTCAAGGTATTGCGGAATTAATTACTCGACCGGGTTTAATGAATGTAGATTTTGCGGACGTACGCACAGTAATGTCAGAAATGGGATATGCTATGATGGGAGCTGGAATAGGATGTGGTGATGATAGAGCAGAGGAAGCATCAGAGCTAGCTATCGCGAGCCCTTTATTAGAAGACATTGATTTATCTGGAGCTCGCGGTGTTTTAGTAAATATCACTTCTGGTTTAGATTTACGATTAGATGAATTTGAAACTGTAGGCAATACTATACGTTCTTTTGCTTCTGACAACGCTACAGTAGTAATCGGGACTGCTTTAGATCCAGACATAAACAATGAACTACGTGTTACTGTAGTAGCAACAGGAATTGGTATCGATAAACGTTCAGATGTTATCTTATCTAATACTAAAGAAGAAAAAAAGGTAGTACGAGATAATCATTATCATAATCATGCTCCCCAAAGAGCATCTACATTTTTTAAAGAATCAAGACATACATCATCTAATACAGTAGATCATCAAAGTACAACTCTTGATAAAGATGTAGATTATTTAGATATTCCTGCTTTTCTAAGAAAACAAGCAGACTAA